In a single window of the Manis pentadactyla isolate mManPen7 chromosome 14, mManPen7.hap1, whole genome shotgun sequence genome:
- the LOC118924825 gene encoding proline-rich protein HaeIII subfamily 1-like, with protein MLVPPAGTARFRCPPCIFQKWKKQQQRKLPACARPPVPLAPPLPRPSPADATGARQSPGALQQRPTAGSSRRLQGPPSPGTGALFLTQACAPRSGSSRYHPRSPPPACPRQPVPPADTRACHLPPPPPSNAFFPLTLTFAAFASAH; from the exons ATGCTCGTCCCGCCGGCCGGCACCGCCCGCTTCCGGTGCCCGCCATGCATCTTCCAAAAGTGGAAGAAGCAGCAGCAGAGGAAGCTTCCCGCCTGCGCGCGCCCGCCGGTGCCTCTCGCCCCGCCGCTGCCAAGGCCTTCTCCCGCTGACGCCACCGGCGCTCGCCAAAGCCCAGGCGCCCTCCAACAGCGACCGACCGCGGGCTCCTCCCGCCGGCTCCAGGGGCCTCCCTCGCCAGGGACCGGCGCCCTCTTCCTCACGCAGGCCTGTGCTCCTCGCAGCGGCAGCTCACG CTACCATCCCCGGAGCCCACCTCCCGCCTGTCCCCGCCAGCCGGTGCCTCCCGCTGACACCCGTGCCTGCCACCTGCCGCCACCACCGCCGTCCAATGCCTTCTTCCCTCTGACGCTGACCTTCGCTGCCTTCGCCAGCGCTCACTGA